From Nicotiana tabacum cultivar K326 chromosome 22, ASM71507v2, whole genome shotgun sequence, one genomic window encodes:
- the LOC107829271 gene encoding U2 small nuclear ribonucleoprotein B''-like, with the protein MMLTGDIPPNQTIYIKNLNEKVKKEELKRSLYCLFSQYGRIVDIVALKTPKLRGQAWVVFSEVTAASNAVRQMQNFPFYDKPMRLQYAKTKSDCIAKAEGTYDKKKKQEEKVEKRKRTEETPQTGAANGPRADSNGGPAAASRQGRPSAQETVAEPNNILFIQNLPHETTSMMLEVLFKQYPGFREVRMIEAKPGIAFVEFDDDVQSSVAMQALQGFKITPQNPMAITYAKK; encoded by the exons ATGATGCTTACAGGAGACATACCACCGAATCAAACTATTTACATTAAGAACTTAAATGAGAAAGTCAAGAAAGAAG AGCTAAAGAGGTCTCTTTATTGCTTGTTCTCTCAGTATGGGAGGATTGTGGATATAGTGGCGCTGAAGACTCCCAAACTTAGAGGACAAGCATGGGTTGTGTTCAGTGAGGTAACTGCTGCCAGTAATGCTGTGAGGCAAATGCAAAACTTCCCGTTTTACGACAAACCTATG CGGTTACAATATGCTAAAACAAAGTCAGATTGTATTGCTAAGGCAGAGGGGACCTATgacaagaaaaagaaacaagagGAAAAAG TGGAAAAAAGGAAACGTACTGAAGAGACTCCGCAAACTGGTGCAGCTAATGGCCCAAGAGCTGACAGTAATGGAGGCCCAGCT GCTGCTTCTCGCCAAGGAAGGCCAAGTGCACAAGAAACAGTTGCAGAACCAAATAATATTCTCTTTATACAGAATCTGCCCCACGAGACAACAAGTATGATGCTTGAAGTGCTCTTCAAACAGTATCCAGGTTTTAGGGAAGTTCGAATGATTGAAGCGAAGCCAGGTATTGCATTCGTGGAATTTGACGATGATGTCCAGTCTTCGGTCGCCATGCAGGCCCTTCAAGGCTTCAAAATTACCCCCCAAAATCCCATGGCTATCACCTATGCCAAGAAATGA